The Hemicordylus capensis ecotype Gifberg chromosome 6, rHemCap1.1.pri, whole genome shotgun sequence genome window below encodes:
- the LOC128331460 gene encoding vomeronasal type-2 receptor 26-like: MVSNEAAQYTGIVRLLLHFGWTWVGLFAVEDDSGDHFLQAMEPLLSQNGICLAFTQRIASKINMLKRNEHDGILSKLYLLFTESKASTFILYGETKNFMWIRYFIRKIAKNYQNITSVFRKVWIIAAQIEFASCGLLNDLDFQHFQGAILFTIHSKELLGFQTFLKTLGPYWAQGDGFLSYFWEQAFDCSIPNPGELTKVDGACSGKERLESLPGYAFEMAMTGHSYSIYNAVYVVAHALHTLYSSRSKHRAMPGDKKPRLQEVNPWQLHPFLQGISFNNVAGESMYFNDKKEMVAGFDIINLHIFPNNSFLRVKVGRMEPSEGKQFIMNKDVILWPTRFNQVLPLSICSDSCPPGFQKRKKEGEKFCCYDCAPCPEGKISNQKDMDDCFKCPEDQYPNKDKDGCIPKVTSFLSYDEPLGISLASAAVSFAWITALVLATFIRHKDTPIVKANNRDITYALLGSLLLCFFCPFLFLGQPGMVTCFSQQSAFGIIFSVAVSCVLAKTITVVVAFMATKPGSSMRKWVGKRLASSVVLSCSLFQAGICAVWLGTSPPFPDLDMQSLTGEIIAECNQGSTTMFYLVLGYMGLLSIISFTVAFLARKLPDTFNEAKFITFSMLMFCSVWLSFVPTYLGTKGKYMVVVEIFSILASSAGLLCCIFVPKCYIIVLRSDLNNKEQLIRRKN; encoded by the exons ATGGTCTCAAATGAAGCCGCTCAATATACAGGGATTGTCCGATTGCTTCTCCATTTTGGATGGACCTGGGTTGGACTCTTTGCTGTGGAGGATGACAGTGGAGACCATTTCCTGCAGGCCATGGAACCATTGCTTTCCCAGAATGGAATCTGCTTGGCTTTCACACAAAGAATTGCAAGCAAAATAAATATGCTTAAGAGGAATGAACATGATGGTATTCTCTCAAAGCTCTATCTACTTTTTACAGAGAGCAAAGCCAGTACATTTATCCTCTATGGAGAAACAAAGAACTTTATGTGGATAAGGTATTTTATCAGAAAAATAGCTAAAAACTATCAGAACATCACATCTGTTTTCAGAAAGGTGTGGATTATAGCAGCCCAGATTGAGTTTGCATCCTGCGGCCTTCTAAATGATTTAGATTTCCAACACTTCCAAGGTGCCATTTTGTTCACCATTCACTCAAAGGAGCTTCTAGGGTTCCAGACATTTCTGAAGACCCTGGGACCTTATTGGGCACAAGGAGATGGTTTCCTCAGTTACTTCTGGGAGCAAGCCTTTGACTGTTCAATTCCAAATCCCGGGGAGCTGACAAAGGTAGATGGAGCATGCAGTGGGAAGGAAAGACTGGAGAGCCTCCCTGGCTATGCTTTTGAAATGGCCATGACTGGCCACAGCTACAGTATCTATAATGCTGTCTATGTggtggcacatgctttgcatacccTTTACTCATCTAGATCCAAACACAGAGCAATGCCGGGTGATAAAAAACCCAGACTTCAAGAAGTCAATCCTTGGCAG CTCCATCCATTTCTTCAAGGCATTTCATTTAACAATGTAGCAGGAGAATCAATGTATTTTAATGATAAAAAGGAAATGGTAGCTGGATTTGATATAATAAATCTTCATATATTCCCAAACAACTCCTTCCTTAGAGTGAAAGTTGGAAGGATGGAGCCCAGTGAAGGAAAACAGTTCATCATGAATAAGGATGTAATTTTGTGGCCCACAAGATTTAACCAG GTGTTGCCCCTTTCAATATGCAGTGACTCCTGCCCCCCCGGTTttcagaagagaaagaaagaaggagagaaattttgctgctatgattgtgCTCCATGCCCAGAAGGGAAGATTTCCAACCAAAAGG ATATGGATGACTGTTTCAAATGTCCAGAAGATCAATATCCAAACAAGGACAAAGATGGATGTATCCCTAAAGTTACAAGCTTTCTGTCTTATGATGAACCCTTAGGGATCAGTTTAGCTTCAGCTGCTGTTTCTTTTGCCTGGATCACAGCGTTGGTGCTAGCAACGTTTATTAGGCATAAAGATACccccattgtcaaagccaacaacagAGACATCACATATGCCCTCCTTggctccctcctgctctgcttcttCTGCCCTTTTCTATTTCTTGGACAGCCGGGGATGGTGACCTGCTTTTCCCAACAATctgcttttggcatcatcttctcagtggctgtctcttgtgtgttggccaaaaccatcactgtggttgtagctttcatggccaccaagccagggtccagcaTGAGGAAGTGGGTGGGAAAAAGACTAGCCAGCTCCGTTGTCCTTTCCTGCTCCcttttccaagcaggcatttgtgCTGTGTGGCTGGGAACCTCTCCGCCTTTCCCAGATTTGGACATGCAGTCACTAACTGGAGAAATCATAGCAGAATGCAACCAAGGGTCTACCACCATGTTTTATCTTGTCCTAGGTTATATGGGACTTCTGTCCATCATCAGTTTCACGGTGGCTTTCTTAGCCAGGAAGTTGCCAGACACTTTTAACGAAGCCAAGTTCATCACCTTTAGTATGCTGatgttctgcagtgtttggttATCTTTTGTCCCAACCTACCTAGGCACCAAGGGGAAATATATGGTTGTTGTGGAGATCTTCTCTATCTTAGCCTCCAGTGCTGGGCTACTGTGTTGTATCTTTGTCCCCAAGTGCTACATTATTGTGCTGAGGTCTGATCTAAACAACAAAGAGCAGCTGATAAGGAGAAAGAACTAA